From Halorubrum salinarum, the proteins below share one genomic window:
- the ftsZ gene encoding cell division protein FtsZ: MDSIVEDAIDEAEEAPADDAGGAGESAAGGAGESAAGGSAGAPPQTGTMTDDELQDVLQDLQTNITVVGCGGAGGNTVNRMTEEGIHGAKLVAANTDVQHLVNIEADTKILMGQQKTQGRGAGSLPQVGEEAAIESQEEIQDAIDGSDMVFVTAGLGGGTGTGSAPVVAKAARESGALTIAIVTTPFTAEGEVRRTNAEAGLERLRDVSDTVIVVPNDRLLDAVGKLPVRQAFKVSDEVLMRSVKGITELITMPGLVNLDFADVRTVMEKGGVAMIGLGESDSDSKAQDSVKSALRSPLLDVDISGANSALVNVTGGTDMSIEEAEGVVEEIYDRIDPDARIIWGTSVDDELEGEMRTMIVVTGVESPQIYGSNGEPPEGGAPSDVEDIDYVE; the protein is encoded by the coding sequence GAAGCCGAAGAGGCCCCCGCAGACGACGCCGGGGGAGCCGGCGAGAGCGCAGCCGGGGGAGCCGGCGAGAGCGCAGCCGGGGGGAGCGCCGGCGCGCCGCCGCAGACGGGGACGATGACCGACGACGAGCTACAGGACGTCCTCCAGGACCTCCAGACGAACATCACGGTCGTCGGCTGCGGGGGCGCCGGCGGCAACACGGTCAACCGCATGACCGAGGAGGGGATCCACGGCGCGAAGCTGGTCGCGGCCAACACCGACGTCCAGCACCTCGTCAACATCGAGGCCGACACGAAGATCCTGATGGGCCAGCAGAAGACGCAGGGCCGCGGCGCCGGCTCCCTCCCGCAGGTGGGCGAGGAGGCGGCCATCGAGTCCCAAGAGGAGATCCAGGACGCCATCGACGGCTCCGACATGGTGTTCGTCACCGCCGGGCTCGGCGGCGGCACCGGGACCGGCTCGGCGCCGGTCGTCGCGAAGGCGGCCCGCGAGTCCGGGGCGCTCACCATCGCCATCGTCACGACGCCGTTCACCGCCGAGGGCGAGGTCCGACGGACGAACGCCGAGGCCGGCCTCGAACGGCTCCGCGACGTGAGCGACACGGTCATCGTCGTCCCCAACGACCGCCTGCTCGACGCGGTCGGGAAGCTCCCCGTCCGCCAGGCGTTCAAGGTGTCCGACGAGGTGCTGATGCGCTCGGTGAAGGGGATCACGGAGCTCATCACGATGCCCGGGCTCGTCAACCTCGACTTCGCCGACGTCCGCACCGTGATGGAGAAGGGCGGCGTCGCGATGATCGGCCTCGGCGAGTCCGACTCCGACTCGAAGGCGCAGGACTCGGTGAAGTCCGCGCTGCGCTCGCCGCTGCTCGACGTGGACATCTCCGGCGCGAACTCCGCGCTCGTGAACGTCACCGGCGGCACCGACATGTCCATCGAGGAGGCCGAGGGCGTCGTCGAGGAGATCTACGACCGGATCGACCCCGACGCGCGGATCATCTGGGGGACCTCGGTCGACGACGAGCTGGAGGGCGAGATGCGGACGATGATCGTCGTCACCGGCGTCGAGTCGCCGCAGATCTACGGCAGCAACGGCGAGCCGCCGGAGGGCGGCGCGCCGAGCGACGTCGAGGACATCGACTACGTGGAGTGA
- a CDS encoding protein translocase SEC61 complex subunit gamma has translation MDVPYDLNSYIRVLKLASTPSTDEFLQVSKIAGAGILLIGFIGFLMFAIMSLLPGVGA, from the coding sequence ATGGACGTTCCGTACGACCTCAACAGCTACATTCGGGTGCTGAAGCTGGCGAGCACGCCGAGCACCGACGAGTTCCTCCAGGTGTCGAAGATCGCCGGCGCCGGGATCCTGCTCATCGGGTTCATCGGCTTCCTGATGTTCGCGATCATGAGCCTCCTCCCGGGGGTCGGCGCGTAA
- a CDS encoding transcription elongation factor Spt5, with protein MPIYSVKTTASQERTVADMIAEKEAPEIQAVIAPDQLTSYVMVEATDGTAFGRILDEIPHARGVIQGGDGPAESPFSEVEHFLSPTPDVEGIGEGDIVELIAGPFKGEKARVQRIDEGKDQVTVELYEATVPIPVTVRGDQIRVLDSEER; from the coding sequence ATGCCGATCTACTCGGTCAAGACGACGGCGAGCCAGGAGCGGACGGTCGCCGACATGATCGCCGAGAAGGAGGCGCCGGAGATCCAGGCCGTCATCGCCCCGGACCAGCTCACGAGCTACGTGATGGTCGAGGCGACCGACGGGACCGCCTTCGGGCGGATCCTCGACGAGATCCCGCACGCCCGCGGCGTCATTCAGGGCGGCGACGGCCCCGCCGAGAGCCCCTTCTCCGAGGTCGAGCACTTCCTCTCGCCGACCCCGGACGTGGAGGGGATCGGCGAGGGCGACATCGTCGAGCTGATCGCGGGCCCGTTCAAGGGTGAGAAGGCGCGCGTCCAGCGGATCGACGAGGGGAAAGACCAGGTGACAGTCGAGCTGTACGAGGCGACCGTGCCGATCCCGGTGACGGTCCGCGGCGACCAGATCCGCGTGCTCGACAGCGAGGAACGGTAA
- the artA gene encoding archaeosortase A, producing the protein MFGHGVPAVLSVIPDTFTFAWIVAILFAISWALDSRGLAAGRVLAAATWALFGLFWLSTVPYFAFEHQSYVESILALVGFPASVYAGYLLYDGRASLFTLTRAIAFMLFIYLPFETIPAFTVAGVAVPEPRRVLIEIVASQTGALIDLLGYAPEAVASNEGYDAAYSWTLDDGHTVVIHIVLACTGLGSMAIFGGLVAAVEAPLTRKLRALAVSIPLIYGLNILRTTFISVVSGNQYMHWYPDLVMTMFGATDPYRVSFLISDRIMSQLLAVVALIAITFLAVRELPELAVILEDVLYLITGEEHDLTEALDLPREPTNR; encoded by the coding sequence ATGTTCGGCCACGGCGTGCCGGCGGTGTTGAGCGTGATCCCCGACACGTTCACGTTCGCGTGGATCGTCGCGATCCTCTTCGCGATCTCGTGGGCGCTCGACAGCCGCGGACTGGCCGCGGGGCGCGTCCTTGCGGCCGCGACGTGGGCGCTGTTCGGGCTCTTCTGGCTGTCGACGGTGCCGTACTTCGCGTTCGAACACCAGAGCTACGTCGAGTCGATCCTCGCTTTGGTCGGCTTCCCCGCCAGCGTGTACGCGGGGTACCTCCTCTACGACGGACGGGCCTCGCTTTTCACCCTCACCCGGGCCATCGCATTCATGTTGTTCATCTACCTCCCGTTCGAGACCATCCCGGCGTTCACCGTCGCCGGGGTCGCGGTCCCGGAGCCCCGCCGGGTCCTCATCGAGATCGTGGCGTCACAGACCGGCGCGCTCATCGACCTGCTCGGGTACGCGCCGGAGGCGGTGGCGAGCAACGAGGGGTACGACGCGGCGTACTCGTGGACGCTCGACGACGGCCACACGGTCGTCATCCACATCGTGCTGGCGTGTACGGGGCTCGGGAGCATGGCCATCTTCGGCGGGCTCGTGGCCGCCGTCGAGGCGCCGCTCACGAGGAAGCTCCGCGCGCTCGCGGTGTCGATCCCGCTCATCTACGGGCTGAACATCCTCCGGACGACGTTCATCTCGGTCGTGTCCGGCAACCAGTACATGCACTGGTACCCGGACCTCGTGATGACGATGTTCGGCGCGACCGACCCGTACCGCGTCTCCTTCCTCATCTCCGACCGGATCATGAGCCAGCTGTTGGCGGTCGTGGCGCTCATCGCGATCACCTTCCTCGCGGTGCGCGAACTGCCCGAGCTGGCGGTCATCTTAGAGGACGTGCTCTACCTCATCACCGGCGAGGAACACGACCTGACGGAGGCGCTCGACCTCCCGCGCGAGCCGACGAACCGGTAG